One Fibrobacter sp. UWB2 DNA window includes the following coding sequences:
- a CDS encoding SulP family inorganic anion transporter yields the protein MSDIHAKESVKQYLTGVVSTITPEIVRSIKRGYTRKDFTSDLMSGLIVGILALPLAIAFAIASGVGPEQGLYTAIIAGFIISLLGGSRFQIGGPTGAFIVIVYGIVSQYGYDGLASATLLAGIFLVIFGLAKFGAIIKFIPYPVTVGFTAGIAIIIALGQVPNFFGLTFAGADPADAVGKIKLYVSSFGSMNVYSVIVGVVALAVCILWPKITTKVPGSLIAIIVATVMVKVLGWDDPVNGHGVVTIGMKNHIPSGFPVPHLPNISLEMMQKVFQPALTIAMLGAIESLLSAVVADGMTSTKHRSNTELFGQGVANILSPIFGGIPATGAIARTATNIRNGAVSPISGLVHAVVLLLIMLVLGKYAEMIPMAALAAVLFQVAFNMCGYRSVIKMFKAPKSDVTVMLVAFFLTVIIDLTVAIEVGVLLAAVLFIKRMSDVAEVEAVSSALKDDDDEAARNTLGRQVPKGVLVYELAGSLFFGAVDKFKETMNRISEKPKILILRMRSVSSIDAAGINMIEDLLKRCKSEGTQLLLSGVHAQPVVALTRAGVLAQLGEENALGNIDAALNRARELLGLPIVDASQEEQKAPTVSWEKSLDKPWMPEESNAAVAEETPEVIAERMMDEPIKKIEERK from the coding sequence ATGTCTGATATTCACGCCAAGGAATCCGTCAAGCAGTATTTGACAGGCGTCGTTTCGACAATCACCCCGGAAATCGTTCGTAGCATTAAGCGCGGCTACACTCGCAAGGATTTCACTAGCGACTTGATGTCGGGCTTGATTGTCGGCATTTTGGCTCTCCCCTTGGCGATTGCATTTGCTATCGCTTCTGGCGTGGGTCCGGAACAGGGCCTTTACACGGCCATTATCGCTGGCTTCATCATCTCGCTGTTGGGCGGTTCCCGCTTCCAGATTGGCGGCCCGACGGGCGCATTCATCGTGATTGTCTACGGCATTGTAAGCCAGTACGGTTATGATGGCCTTGCTTCGGCAACGCTCTTGGCCGGTATCTTCCTCGTCATTTTCGGTCTTGCTAAGTTTGGTGCGATTATCAAGTTCATCCCGTATCCGGTGACGGTCGGATTTACGGCGGGTATCGCTATTATTATTGCGCTTGGACAGGTGCCGAACTTCTTCGGCCTTACGTTTGCAGGCGCTGACCCGGCTGATGCTGTGGGCAAAATCAAGCTTTACGTTTCTTCTTTCGGTTCCATGAATGTCTATTCCGTGATTGTGGGCGTTGTCGCTCTCGCGGTCTGCATCTTGTGGCCGAAGATTACCACGAAGGTTCCGGGTTCCCTCATTGCGATTATTGTGGCGACGGTGATGGTAAAGGTCCTCGGCTGGGATGATCCGGTGAACGGTCACGGCGTGGTGACGATTGGCATGAAAAACCACATCCCGAGCGGATTCCCGGTGCCGCACCTCCCGAATATCAGCCTCGAAATGATGCAAAAGGTGTTCCAGCCGGCACTTACGATTGCCATGCTTGGCGCTATCGAATCGCTCCTTTCTGCAGTGGTGGCTGACGGTATGACGAGTACAAAGCACCGCTCTAATACGGAACTTTTCGGCCAGGGTGTGGCTAACATCTTGAGCCCGATTTTTGGCGGTATCCCGGCAACGGGTGCTATTGCCCGTACCGCAACGAACATCCGTAACGGTGCCGTGAGCCCGATTTCTGGCCTTGTTCACGCTGTCGTTCTATTGCTTATCATGCTCGTGCTTGGCAAGTATGCCGAAATGATCCCGATGGCCGCCCTTGCTGCCGTGCTTTTCCAGGTCGCTTTCAATATGTGCGGTTACCGCAGCGTGATCAAGATGTTCAAGGCCCCGAAGAGCGACGTGACGGTGATGCTTGTTGCCTTCTTCCTCACGGTGATTATCGACCTTACGGTCGCTATCGAAGTGGGCGTGCTCCTTGCTGCCGTGCTCTTCATCAAGCGCATGAGCGATGTGGCCGAAGTTGAAGCGGTTTCTTCTGCCTTGAAGGATGACGATGACGAAGCCGCCCGCAATACTCTCGGCCGCCAGGTGCCGAAGGGTGTGCTTGTGTACGAACTTGCCGGTTCGCTCTTCTTTGGTGCGGTGGACAAGTTCAAGGAAACGATGAACCGCATTTCCGAAAAGCCGAAGATCTTGATTTTGCGCATGCGTAGCGTCTCTAGCATTGACGCTGCCGGTATCAACATGATTGAAGACTTGCTTAAGCGTTGCAAGAGCGAAGGTACGCAGCTCCTCTTGAGTGGCGTGCATGCCCAGCCGGTGGTGGCTTTGACCCGTGCCGGTGTGCTTGCCCAGCTTGGCGAAGAAAACGCTCTCGGTAACATTGATGCGGCCCTCAACCGCGCCCGCGAACTTCTTGGCCTCCCGATTGTGGATGCCTCCCAGGAAGAACAGAAGGCTCCGACCGTGTCTTGGGAAAAGAGCCTCGACAAGCCGTGGATGCCGGAAGAATCGAACGCTGCCGTGGCTGAAGAAACTCCGGAAGTCATTGCAGAACGCATGATGGACGAACCCATCAAGAAGATTGAAGAACGTAAGTAA
- a CDS encoding Rpn family recombination-promoting nuclease/putative transposase, whose protein sequence is MENNNNIVEAHWGKTISEARTYEEYKGAGVFADLLTDRTFKKAFNPDTKNKVCLIALLNAVLEGEISSPIVDVQSRDKEFNDGSNENRTTVFDLYCIDSAQRRFIIEVQLLMQENIVNRAIYYASQTVIAQGERGQKYNYELKPVVTVVFMEFNVFVDDRYIRRAKLREINGASVSEVLSFAFEELPKFNKPLDQLETTLDRGLYALKNMKNMTQMPKQYANTAFELLFSSAYLAKLSKEEQKMIDEAQKAKWDEYAINKAALDRGRNQKAREVAKDLLIEGDSVEKVVRVSKLSEADVLAIKAEIDQK, encoded by the coding sequence ATGGAAAACAATAATAACATTGTAGAAGCACATTGGGGTAAAACTATTAGCGAGGCTAGAACTTATGAGGAATACAAAGGCGCAGGAGTTTTTGCTGACCTTCTTACGGACAGGACTTTCAAGAAAGCCTTCAATCCCGACACTAAGAACAAGGTTTGTCTGATTGCGCTCTTGAATGCTGTGCTTGAAGGAGAAATATCATCGCCGATTGTGGACGTGCAGTCCCGTGACAAGGAATTCAATGACGGGTCGAACGAAAACCGGACAACAGTCTTTGACTTGTACTGCATCGATTCGGCACAGCGACGCTTTATTATCGAAGTGCAGCTCCTTATGCAAGAAAACATTGTCAACCGTGCAATTTATTACGCATCGCAGACTGTCATTGCGCAGGGCGAACGTGGACAAAAGTACAATTATGAGCTGAAACCTGTTGTTACAGTAGTTTTTATGGAATTCAATGTATTTGTCGATGACCGCTATATCCGCCGTGCCAAGCTCCGTGAAATCAATGGGGCTAGCGTTAGCGAAGTCCTTTCTTTCGCTTTTGAGGAACTCCCGAAGTTCAACAAACCTCTGGACCAGCTTGAAACAACGCTAGACAGGGGGCTTTACGCGCTCAAGAACATGAAAAACATGACGCAGATGCCCAAGCAGTATGCCAATACGGCATTTGAACTCTTGTTTTCGAGTGCGTATTTGGCTAAATTATCGAAAGAGGAACAGAAAATGATTGATGAAGCGCAGAAAGCCAAATGGGATGAATATGCAATCAACAAGGCCGCCCTTGATCGAGGCCGTAATCAAAAGGCTCGCGAAGTGGCAAAAGATTTGCTTATTGAAGGTGATTCTGTAGAAAAGGTCGTACGCGTTTCAAAGCTTTCTGAAGCTGATGTCTTAGCGATTAAAGCGGAAATCGATCAAAAGTAA
- a CDS encoding sulfurtransferase TusA family protein, translating into MQKMADERKKNLTSPIARWIDANRETAGFTESLRKLLMYACVEWIRRGTSALLTPEEALSKIVCCGLSEFPVGEWAENPENYTDEIADFCEKAKILPLPATLQGEIPSLLDLRGVKCPLNSVRSRIVMSGYPAGRTLKIWLDEGSPIENVPGSLIADGHKVLSREKKGNYWEISVVKTQSKV; encoded by the coding sequence ATGCAAAAAATGGCAGATGAACGCAAGAAAAATTTAACATCTCCAATCGCTCGCTGGATAGATGCGAACCGCGAAACCGCAGGTTTTACAGAATCTTTACGTAAATTATTAATGTATGCGTGCGTGGAATGGATCCGTCGCGGTACATCGGCACTCCTTACCCCCGAAGAGGCTCTATCTAAAATAGTATGTTGTGGTCTTTCGGAGTTCCCGGTGGGGGAATGGGCAGAAAATCCCGAAAATTACACCGATGAAATCGCCGATTTCTGCGAAAAAGCGAAAATTTTGCCGTTACCTGCCACCCTCCAGGGCGAAATTCCCTCCCTTTTGGATCTCCGTGGTGTAAAATGCCCCCTCAATTCCGTCCGTTCGCGAATCGTCATGTCCGGTTATCCGGCAGGCCGAACGCTCAAAATCTGGCTCGATGAGGGTTCCCCGATAGAAAATGTGCCCGGATCGCTCATTGCCGATGGCCATAAAGTGCTTTCTCGCGAAAAAAAAGGCAATTATTGGGAAATCTCTGTGGTCAAAACGCAATCTAAAGTATAG